A portion of the Nomia melanderi isolate GNS246 chromosome 2, iyNomMela1, whole genome shotgun sequence genome contains these proteins:
- the Fam92 gene encoding CBY1 interacting BAR domain containing protein Fam92 isoform X2 — protein sequence MLRSRSQGNVWEHEAKFVQDRISNVEKHFAELCASFAAYTRKAARLRDKGDEVAKTIQTYAQSETVNRSLTTGLTNFSATLSVIGDYRDAEVQRFDAKIIAPLSQYASICKNARDDVKNTFTARDKELTRKRHLDRLRERNPRNRQMISQAESELMKASVEVSRVVKGLEEQIDSFEKRKLRDLKTVLLDFIIIEISFHAKSLELLTKAYQDIAEIDEAKDLEEFRDVMRVPDSIARLSTVGRTSFRQAYSLTNLASRFTSSPMVPQKLDSAKSSLKTNSSESVQIEEYGDSSEETESESIKEKPVRTRHKST from the exons ATGTTGCGCTCTAGATCGCAAGGCAACGTTTG GGAACACGAAGCGAAATTCGTACAGGATCGTATATCCAATGTGGAAAAACATTTCGCTGAACTGTGCGCATCGTTTGCAGCGTACACTAGAAAAGCTGCGag ATTACGCGACAAAGGAGACGAAGTTGCGAAAACGATACAGACTTACGCGCAATCGGAAACTGTAAATCGATCGCTCACGACCGGATTAACGAATTTCTCGGCAACTTTATCGGTAATAGGAGATTACAG GGATGCCGAGGTGCAACGATTCGATGCGAAAATAATTGCTCCCCTTTCTCAATACGCGTCGATTTGCAAAAATGCTCGCGACGAtgttaaaaatacttttacaGCTCGTGATAAGGAGTTAACGAGGAAAAGGCATTTAGACAGACTGAGAGAACGAAATCCTAGAAACAGACAAATGATC TCGCAAGCCGAGTCGGAGCTGATGAAAGCTTCTGTTGAAGTTTCAAGGGTTGTAAAAGGTTTAGAAGAACAAATCGATTCGTTTGAAAAACGAAAGCTGCGCGATCTGAAAACTGTGCTTTtagatttcattattattgagATCAGTTTTCACGCGAAATCCCTCGAACTGTTGACGAAGGCTTATCAAGATATCGCTGAAATTGATGAGGCTAAAGATTTAGAG gaATTTCGCGATGTGATGCGGGTACCAGATTCTATTGCCAGATTATCTACCGTTGGACGAACTTCGTTCAGACAAGCATATTCTCTCACCAATTTAGCCAGTCGTTTTACATCATCTCCAATGGTTCCACAAAAATTA GATTCTGCAAAATCCAGTTTAAAAACAAATTCTTCAGAATCAGTACAAATTGAAGAATATGGTGATAGTTCAGAAGAAACAGAATCTGAATCCATTAAAGAAAAACCTGTGAGAACCAGGCACAAATCTAcgtaa
- the Fam92 gene encoding CBY1 interacting BAR domain containing protein Fam92 isoform X3, whose product MLRSRSQGNVWEHEAKFVQDRISNVEKHFAELCASFAAYTRKAARLRDKGDEVAKTIQTYAQSETVNRSLTTGLTNFSATLSVIGDYRDAEVQRFDAKIIAPLSQYASICKNARDDVKNTFTARDKELTRKRHLDRLRERNPRNRQMISQAESELMKASVEVSRVVKGLEEQIDSFEKRKLRDLKTVLLDFIIIEISFHAKSLELLTKAYQDIAEIDEAKDLEDFQTIRGNMNGEFRDVMRVPDSIARLSTVGRTSFRQAYSLTNLASRFTSSPMVPQKLVSHTTDSIDSAKSSLKTNSSESVQIEEYGDSSEETESESIKEKPMKFHEDSGRKTLTWFTFKTIPPVPAYQKSLTIPMTINHE is encoded by the exons ATGTTGCGCTCTAGATCGCAAGGCAACGTTTG GGAACACGAAGCGAAATTCGTACAGGATCGTATATCCAATGTGGAAAAACATTTCGCTGAACTGTGCGCATCGTTTGCAGCGTACACTAGAAAAGCTGCGag ATTACGCGACAAAGGAGACGAAGTTGCGAAAACGATACAGACTTACGCGCAATCGGAAACTGTAAATCGATCGCTCACGACCGGATTAACGAATTTCTCGGCAACTTTATCGGTAATAGGAGATTACAG GGATGCCGAGGTGCAACGATTCGATGCGAAAATAATTGCTCCCCTTTCTCAATACGCGTCGATTTGCAAAAATGCTCGCGACGAtgttaaaaatacttttacaGCTCGTGATAAGGAGTTAACGAGGAAAAGGCATTTAGACAGACTGAGAGAACGAAATCCTAGAAACAGACAAATGATC TCGCAAGCCGAGTCGGAGCTGATGAAAGCTTCTGTTGAAGTTTCAAGGGTTGTAAAAGGTTTAGAAGAACAAATCGATTCGTTTGAAAAACGAAAGCTGCGCGATCTGAAAACTGTGCTTTtagatttcattattattgagATCAGTTTTCACGCGAAATCCCTCGAACTGTTGACGAAGGCTTATCAAGATATCGCTGAAATTGATGAGGCTAAAGATTTAGAG GACTTTCAAACGATAAGAGGAAACATGAACGGG gaATTTCGCGATGTGATGCGGGTACCAGATTCTATTGCCAGATTATCTACCGTTGGACGAACTTCGTTCAGACAAGCATATTCTCTCACCAATTTAGCCAGTCGTTTTACATCATCTCCAATGGTTCCACAAAAATTAGTTAGTCATACTACCGATTCTATA GATTCTGCAAAATCCAGTTTAAAAACAAATTCTTCAGAATCAGTACAAATTGAAGAATATGGTGATAGTTCAGAAGAAACAGAATCTGAATCCATTAAAGAAAAACCT aTGAAATTTCATGAAGACTCTGGTCGCAAAACTTTAACATGGTTTACATTTAAAACAATACCACCTGTTCCTGCATACCAGAAGTCTTTAACAATTCCTATGACCATTAATCATGAATGA
- the Fam92 gene encoding CBY1 interacting BAR domain containing protein Fam92 isoform X1 has translation MLRSRSQGNVWEHEAKFVQDRISNVEKHFAELCASFAAYTRKAARLRDKGDEVAKTIQTYAQSETVNRSLTTGLTNFSATLSVIGDYRDAEVQRFDAKIIAPLSQYASICKNARDDVKNTFTARDKELTRKRHLDRLRERNPRNRQMISQAESELMKASVEVSRVVKGLEEQIDSFEKRKLRDLKTVLLDFIIIEISFHAKSLELLTKAYQDIAEIDEAKDLEDFQTIRGNMNGEFRDVMRVPDSIARLSTVGRTSFRQAYSLTNLASRFTSSPMVPQKLDSAKSSLKTNSSESVQIEEYGDSSEETESESIKEKPVRTRHKST, from the exons ATGTTGCGCTCTAGATCGCAAGGCAACGTTTG GGAACACGAAGCGAAATTCGTACAGGATCGTATATCCAATGTGGAAAAACATTTCGCTGAACTGTGCGCATCGTTTGCAGCGTACACTAGAAAAGCTGCGag ATTACGCGACAAAGGAGACGAAGTTGCGAAAACGATACAGACTTACGCGCAATCGGAAACTGTAAATCGATCGCTCACGACCGGATTAACGAATTTCTCGGCAACTTTATCGGTAATAGGAGATTACAG GGATGCCGAGGTGCAACGATTCGATGCGAAAATAATTGCTCCCCTTTCTCAATACGCGTCGATTTGCAAAAATGCTCGCGACGAtgttaaaaatacttttacaGCTCGTGATAAGGAGTTAACGAGGAAAAGGCATTTAGACAGACTGAGAGAACGAAATCCTAGAAACAGACAAATGATC TCGCAAGCCGAGTCGGAGCTGATGAAAGCTTCTGTTGAAGTTTCAAGGGTTGTAAAAGGTTTAGAAGAACAAATCGATTCGTTTGAAAAACGAAAGCTGCGCGATCTGAAAACTGTGCTTTtagatttcattattattgagATCAGTTTTCACGCGAAATCCCTCGAACTGTTGACGAAGGCTTATCAAGATATCGCTGAAATTGATGAGGCTAAAGATTTAGAG GACTTTCAAACGATAAGAGGAAACATGAACGGG gaATTTCGCGATGTGATGCGGGTACCAGATTCTATTGCCAGATTATCTACCGTTGGACGAACTTCGTTCAGACAAGCATATTCTCTCACCAATTTAGCCAGTCGTTTTACATCATCTCCAATGGTTCCACAAAAATTA GATTCTGCAAAATCCAGTTTAAAAACAAATTCTTCAGAATCAGTACAAATTGAAGAATATGGTGATAGTTCAGAAGAAACAGAATCTGAATCCATTAAAGAAAAACCTGTGAGAACCAGGCACAAATCTAcgtaa
- the LOC116433548 gene encoding uncharacterized protein LOC116433548: MADIKQDHKTEDADNYGMGNSADPKNMQELTQYVQTLLQNMQDKFQTMSDQILGRLDEMGNRIDDLEKNIADLMTQAGVEGGDK, translated from the exons ATGGCAGATATTAAACAAGATCATAAAACCGAGGATGCTGACAATTATGGAATGGGTAATAGTGCCGATCCAAAGAATATGCAGGAATTAACACAATAC GTGCAAACATTGTTACAAAACATGCAagataaatttcaaacaatgtcaGATCAGATTCTTGGAAGAC TAGATGAAATGGGAAATAGAATAGATGATcttgaaaaaaatattgcagATTTAATGACACAGGCTGGTGTAGAAGGCGgtgataaataa
- the LOC116433545 gene encoding endoplasmic reticulum-Golgi intermediate compartment protein 2, which yields MLRRRKVNIKTVKELDAFPKVLEPYVDKTAVGGTFSIFTICTIAYLIIAETNYYLNSRLQFKFEPDTDIDAKLKINIDITVAMPCGRIGADVLDSTNQNMIGHQTLVEEDTWWELTSEQRSHFEALKHMNSYLREEYHAIHELLWKSNQVTLYSEMPKRTHEPSYAPNACRIHGSLNVNKVAGNFHITAGKSLSIPKGHIHISAFMTDKHYNFTHRINKFSFGGPSPGIVHPLEGDEKIADNNMILYQYFVEVVPTDIQTLLSTSKTYQYSVKDHERPIDHQKGSHGIPGIFFKYDMSALKIKVTQQRDTICQFLVKLCATIGGIFVTSGLIKNVVQSFWYVMYCKFLSSKDDKNDRNYSNSMLGQNHQVPGTINLLHVSAPECVDIMLKPQPI from the exons atgttaagaaggcggaaagttaatattaaaactgttaaaGAACTGgatgcatttccaaaagttcttGAACCATATGTTGATAAGACTGCAGTTGGAGGAACTT TTTCCATATTTACAATCTGCACTATTGCATATTTAATAATAgcagaaacaaattattatctAAACAGCAGATTGCAATTCAAATTTGAGCCCGATACAGACATTGAtgcaaagttaaaaataaatattgatataacaGTGGCAATGCCATGTGGCCGCATTGGTGCAGATGTTTTGGATTCTACAAATCAAAATATGATAGGTCATCAAACATTAGTAGAAGAAGATACTTGGTGGGAATTGACATCGGAACAAAGATCTCACTTTGAAGCTTTAAAACACATGAATTCATATTTGAGAGAGGAATACCATGCCATTCATGAACTATTGTGGAAATCCAATCAAGTCACATTATATAGTGAAATGCCAAAGAGGACTCATGAACCTAGTTATGCACCAAATGCATGTCGCATTCATGGCAGTTTAAATGTTAACAAAGTTGCTGGAAATTTTCACATTACAGCTGGAAAGTCATTGTCTATTCCCAAAGGGCATATACACATTTCAGCATTTATGACAgataaacattataattttactcacagaataaataaattttcatttggaGGACCTAGTCCAGGTATTGTTCACCCATTAGAGGGAGATGAAAAAATTGCTGATAATA ATATGATTTTATATCAGTATTTTGTGGAAGTAGTTCCCACTGACATACAAACTTTATTGAGTACCTCTAAAACGTATCAGTATAGCGTAAAGGATCATGAAAGACCAATTGATCATCAGAAAGGATCTCATGGAATTCCAggaatcttttttaaatatgataTGAGTGCACTTAAGATAAAGGTGACTCAACAGCGTGATACAATATGTCAATTTTTAGTGAAATTATGTGCTACAATTGGAGGCATTTTTGTTACAAGTG gaTTGATAAAAAATGTTGTACAGAGCTTTTGGTATGTTATGTATTGTAAGTTTTTATCATCTAAAGATGACAAAAATGATAGAAACTATTCGAATTCCATGTTGGGACAAAATCATCAAGTGCCTGGAACAATAAATTTGCTGCATGTTTCAGCACCCGAATGTGTAGATATAATGCTTAAGCCACAAccaatataa